Proteins from one Staphylococcus saprophyticus subsp. saprophyticus ATCC 15305 = NCTC 7292 genomic window:
- the alr gene encoding alanine racemase produces MSDKYYRSTYVNVDLNAIVANFQVFQKLHPNKTVMPVVKANGYGLGSIKVARQLMDNGAEFFAVATLDEAIELRMHGIDAKILVLGVIPTEHINKAIQHRVAITVPSKSWLVEAVKEIPESNEKDLWIHVKLDTGMGRLGMKTAEEYKEVIELINGHSHLIFEGVFTHFACADEPGDSMNRQQTMFEEIVGQADKPDYIHSQNSAGALMKDTQFCNAVRVGISLYGYYPSAYVKSNVKVHLKPSAQWISEIVQTKLLHAGESVSYGSVYTADEKTKIGVIPVGYADGYPRMMKGFSVNVNGKQCEVIGKVCMDQTIIKIPDEIQVGDKVIIMDHHSDTPQSAEALAHQQQTINYEVLCRLSRRLPRVYHSSKDLEIRNELLK; encoded by the coding sequence ATGTCTGATAAGTATTATAGATCGACTTACGTCAATGTAGATTTAAATGCAATCGTTGCAAATTTTCAAGTCTTTCAAAAATTACATCCAAATAAGACGGTTATGCCAGTAGTGAAAGCAAATGGTTATGGCCTTGGAAGTATTAAGGTAGCAAGACAGCTCATGGATAATGGTGCTGAGTTTTTTGCTGTAGCAACTTTGGATGAAGCGATTGAATTACGTATGCATGGCATTGATGCTAAGATTTTAGTTTTAGGCGTTATTCCAACGGAGCATATTAATAAAGCGATTCAACATCGTGTTGCAATCACTGTACCATCAAAATCATGGCTAGTAGAAGCCGTGAAAGAAATTCCAGAATCAAATGAAAAAGATTTATGGATACACGTAAAATTAGACACGGGTATGGGTAGATTAGGTATGAAGACAGCAGAAGAATACAAAGAAGTCATAGAGCTTATTAATGGCCATAGCCATTTAATATTTGAAGGTGTATTTACGCATTTCGCATGTGCAGATGAACCTGGCGACTCAATGAACCGCCAACAAACAATGTTTGAAGAAATCGTTGGACAAGCCGATAAACCAGATTATATACATTCACAAAATTCTGCTGGTGCTTTGATGAAAGACACACAATTTTGTAACGCAGTTAGAGTAGGTATTTCCCTATATGGCTATTATCCATCCGCTTATGTTAAATCAAATGTGAAAGTGCATTTAAAACCAAGTGCACAGTGGATAAGTGAAATTGTACAGACGAAATTACTTCATGCAGGTGAATCAGTCAGTTATGGTAGTGTATATACGGCTGACGAAAAAACTAAAATTGGTGTCATTCCAGTAGGTTATGCGGATGGTTATCCTAGAATGATGAAAGGTTTCTCAGTGAATGTGAATGGCAAACAATGTGAAGTCATAGGAAAAGTGTGCATGGATCAAACAATTATTAAAATTCCTGATGAGATTCAAGTTGGGGATAAAGTAATCATAATGGATCATCACAGCGATACCCCACAATCAGCCGAAGCGCTGGCGCATCAGCAACAAACCATAAATTATGAAGTGTTATGTCGCTTGAGTAGAAGACTACCACGTGTTTACCATAGTTCTAAAGACCTAGAAATTCGCAATGAATTACTAAAATAG
- a CDS encoding type II toxin-antitoxin system PemK/MazF family toxin, with amino-acid sequence MMRRGDVYLADLSPVQGSEQGGIRPVVIIQNDTGNKYSPTVIVAAITGRINKAKIPTHVEIEKSKYKLDKDSVILLEQIRTLDKNRLKEKLTYLSDKKMKEVNNAIDISLGLHTIRSHKA; translated from the coding sequence ATGATGAGACGTGGTGACGTTTATTTAGCTGATTTATCACCAGTCCAGGGGTCTGAACAAGGGGGAATAAGACCTGTCGTAATTATACAAAACGATACTGGTAATAAATATAGTCCTACCGTAATTGTAGCCGCAATTACTGGTAGGATAAATAAAGCTAAAATACCTACACATGTAGAAATAGAAAAAAGTAAATATAAATTAGATAAAGATTCTGTTATATTGCTAGAGCAGATTAGAACTTTAGATAAAAATAGGCTGAAAGAAAAATTAACTTATCTTTCTGATAAAAAAATGAAAGAAGTTAATAATGCCATTGATATTAGTTTAGGATTACATACTATTAGGAGTCACAAAGCCTGA
- the mazE gene encoding type II toxin-antitoxin system antitoxin MazE has product MASFNQSRIHNIEQLLKEGYSQMADLNLSLAAEAFPFECEACDCNEVYISSKNNNE; this is encoded by the coding sequence ATGGCAAGTTTCAACCAAAGTAGAATTCATAATATAGAACAACTTTTAAAAGAAGGCTATTCTCAAATGGCTGATTTGAACCTCTCCCTCGCAGCAGAAGCATTTCCGTTTGAATGTGAAGCTTGTGATTGCAACGAAGTATATATTAGCTCCAAGAATAATAATGAATGA